From Carya illinoinensis cultivar Pawnee chromosome 5, C.illinoinensisPawnee_v1, whole genome shotgun sequence, one genomic window encodes:
- the LOC122309900 gene encoding uncharacterized protein LOC122309900 — MATSVAIGRSSRLCALCRASKISSFSSATRRFSVPLRPSNFVPLRNPISPPLHPRLVRRELSSLQPVHSAIASACLVSKLPSEAITSTEGRFVNYLSPI, encoded by the exons ATGGCTACTTCCGTGGCTATTGGAAGGTCCTCGCGACTGTGTGCGTTGTGCAGAGCATCGAAGATTTCTTCGTTTTCTTCGGCGACGAGAAGATTTTCAGTGCCACTGCGTCCTTCCAATTTCGTCCCACTTCGGAATCCAATCTCCCCTCCTCTTCATCCAAG GTTGGTCCGACGAGAGCTGAGCTCTCTACAACCCGTCCACTCCGCAATCGCTTCCGCCTGCCTGGTCTCCAAGCTCCCAAGCGAAGCCATCACCTCTACTGAAG GTAGATTTGTGAACTATCTCAGTCCCATCTAG